From Anoplopoma fimbria isolate UVic2021 breed Golden Eagle Sablefish chromosome 11, Afim_UVic_2022, whole genome shotgun sequence, one genomic window encodes:
- the LOC129098338 gene encoding vascular cell adhesion protein 1-like gives MGGCDLITESPSRPLPLSPLCLGMGGFPVHLHQVLFIIISTCHRQQQVLTKRSCSGVHLIEILKLDIDWTILKHPHFFHPHPSSCMLTTSMLPLRMLGLLMLMFSLCENPEAVTLFQSTYGAALESTYYEMQCDVDDVAPIHNLTLRWYKNNETIKTDYFTNITKRPVSESSNLTVSLNRGEKEAQFRCEAQLDFGGHASQPPVTSNVYTLSAHYAPVLKNKTEDVYLSEGEYAILNCGAEGDPAPGFRWSRDGVNLMDRTNELNISTATSAIYNCTATNYRGSTTKQIRVHVENPTPVPSTPESCPIVLIPAEIVVRFGDPTSATCNASTKDLTLMGWEATKGSKATNERVITWTVEKVDSWDEQPLCYINVKEMQCKKSLNIILYKTPDNVLVSAMDPGPMVEGREYRLNCFITNVAPLEKLKLIWYRGDETMLSRVFSSTTNTPTNVSFDLEVTPNRADNRAHFRCAAELHLGPNGPALVPTVTSSPYEAVVHYAPVFNGSNSEEEVNVISGDNVTLDCSADGNPHPEITWKSSAALNVMVTTRGRQKSIIVTEATSTNAGSYVCVARNEVGIVVKTVKLVVKGINIDLVQNT, from the exons ATGGGAGGTTGTGACCTCATTACAGAGTCTCCTTCTAGGCCTCTTCCCCTGTCCCCTCTCTGTCTTGGTATGGGAGGATTTCCTGTTCATTTGCATCAAGTTCTTTTCATCATCATAAGCACGTGTCACCGTCAGCAGCAGGTCCTCACCAAAAGGTCCTGCTCCGGGGTACATCTTATCGAGATACTTAAGCTGGACATCGACTGGACCATCCTGAAACACCCTCACTTCTTCCATCCTCATCCTTCCTCCTGCATGCTCACAACTAGTATGCTGCCTCTTAGGATGTTGGGCCTCCTCATGCTCATGTTTTCACTGTGTG agaATCCAGAGGCAGTCACCCTGTTTCAATCAACATATGGAGCTGCGTTGGAATCGACATATTACGAGATGCAGTGTGATGTCGATGATGTTGCTCCTATTCATAACCTGACTCTGAGGTGGTACAAAAACAATGAGACCATCAAGACAGACTATTTCACCAACATAACCAAAAGACCAGTAAGCGAGTCCTCCAATCTGACAGTATCTTTaaacagaggagaaaaggaagCTCAGTTTAGATGTGAGGCTCAGCTGGACTTTGGGGGACATGCATCACAACCACCTGTTACTTCAAACGTATACACTCTTTCTGCGCACT ATGCTCCTGTGCTCAAGAACAAAACGGAAGACGTCTATCTGAGTGAGGGTGAATATGCCATCCTGAACTGTGGAGCTGAGGGGGACCCTGCTCCTGGCTTCCGTTGGTCACGTGATGGGGTGAATTTAATGGATCGCACCAATGAGCTCAACATAAGTACAGCAACTAGCGCAATTTACAACTGTACAGCTACCAATTATCGGGGAAGCACAACTAAGCAAATCCGTGTCCATGTGGAAAACCCCACCCCTGTGCCATCAACACCAGAAA GTTGCCCCATAGTACTGATACCTGCTGAAATCGTGGTGAGATTTGGAGATCCAACCTCAGCTACCTGCAATGCATCAACCAAGGATCTTACATTAATGGGCTGGGAAGCCACAAAGGGGAGCAAGGCGACTAATGAAAGAGTAATCACCTGGACAGTTGAAAAAGTGGACAGCTGGGACGAACAACCTTTGTGCtacattaatgtgaaagaaATGCAGTGCAAAAAGTCGCTAAACATCATTCTATATA AGACTCCAGATAATGTGTTAGTCTCTGCGATGGATCCAGGCCCGATGGTGGAGGGCAGAGAGTACCGGCTAAATTGTTTCATCACCAATGTGGCTCCTCTGGAGAAGCTCAAACTGATTTGGTACCGCGGCGATGAAACTATGCTCTCACGAGTGTTTAGCAGCACCACGAACACCCCAACAAATGTGTCCTTTGACTTGGAAGTCACTCCCAACAGAGCTGACAACAGAGCACATTTCAGATGCGCGGCTGAGCTACACCTTGGACCAAATGGACCAGCGCTTGTCCCAACTGTAACTTCATCACCTTACGAGGCCGTTGTGCACT ATGCCCCTGTGTTCAACGGAAGtaacagtgaggaggaggtgaacgTGATCTCGGGTGACAACGTGACCTTAGACTGCAGTGCTGATGGCAACCCTCATCCTGAGATCACCTGGAAGTCCAGCGCTGCGTTGAATGTGATggtgaccaccagggggcgccaGAAGAGTATCATTGTCACAGAAGCCACGTCGACCAATGCTGGTTCTTACGTCTGTGTTGCCAGGAATGAAGTTGGGATTGTGGTTAAAACTGTCAAACTGGTGGTGAAAGGTATCAATATTGACCTTGTGCAGAACACTTAA